Genomic window (Dasypus novemcinctus isolate mDasNov1 chromosome 10, mDasNov1.1.hap2, whole genome shotgun sequence):
CACACTATTAAATGTAATTCACTTTAGCTAATATTGTCCTCGATTTTAAAATAGGAACGTAAGATCAGCAACACTTTCTCTGCCTATTCCATTGGTTTTGAACAACTAAATTAGGAAATTACTATAAATGTGCATTTAACTTGCTGTGGTTCAAGTGAGTCCTTGCCCAACAGGTACAAGAGAGTCAATTAATTCAAGTCAGGATttggaaaagagaatttattcaGCAAAGGCCACAGAGAAGACAGGAGGGTAATCTTCAAGTCTGTCAGTCCATGTTGTAAGTTCTTAGGGTTATTATGGGATTGTTTTAAAAAGGGTGGTGGGGTTATGATGACTGAGGGGAAAGTAATATTGCAACAGAGAGGAGGAGGGTGGTGATAATTCATTCTTGAGTGTGTGCAGATTGATTACATGTTTAGGTCACTTAAAGTTTAAGGTTTAGGCTATTGTGCATGTCAGGCAGGCTTAAGCTGATAGGAACTGGCATGATCAGTTCTGGGCTGACTCATGTTACTTCATTAATAAACACTGAGGGCTACATTCAGGAGTTATCAGACTTCAAGGCTGCAAAACAAGATAAGGGAATATAGGAAAGCTATTTGCAAGTTGTTGCCTTAGTCTTCAATTACAGAGTTATAAAACATAGCATCAGCCTCAAAGGAACAAGGCATCTGGGATAGAGTTTGGTGAACTACAACAGTTACAAAGAATTGTTTCTGGCTATCCTAAAAATTTAATATACATCAAAGCTTTATTGCAATGTATCAGAGGGTTATTAAGTGCTTAAAATAAAACTTATGGGCTAAAACATATTTGTTAGTTTATGGTTGGCTACAAACCTGTAAAGTATTGCAGAACAATTAATTATGACTTGCAGGAAACATTTATGTATTATACATTCCTCCTGGAACTACTACCTCCTATTCCCTGACATATATTAACCTCTAGTATTCAGTTATTTTTCAGAGTGAACCACCTCTGGATCCTGCTACGGATCTGATGGGACTTGACACTATAGATTATTGGATTCatcaaagggggaaaaaggtATAGATGTTGCCCATGGAGGACATGTACTACAGGAGAGAGGTGTTTCCCAAAACGGAGCACCATAGTCAGACCCATGATTGGAATGTAGAGGCTGAAGACTGCACAGATGTGGGAGACACAGGTCTGCAAGGATTTGAGCTGCTCCTCCTGAGATGCAATAGCCAAGACTGAGTGCAGGATCAAGATAAAGGAGATGAGGATGAGCACTGAAACCAAAAGCAGGATGCAGATCACCAGGGCTAAGGCATAGAAGCTGTTGAATCGGATGTCAGAGCAGGCCAGCCAGAGGAGGTCCTGGTGCAGGCAGAAAGAGTGTGAGAGGATGTGGGGTGGTAgtatagtaatagaagaactttaAGCAGATTATGGTAGGAATGATGACTATAAAACTCCTTTCTAATATTCCCAGCCAAATTTTAATGATTCTGGTATTGGTGAGGATGGATGTGTATCTCAGAGGATTGCAGATTGCAGGAAATCGATCACAGACCACGGTGAGGAGGACTCCAGACTCAGTCCCTGACAGGCCATGAACAAAAGAGATTTGGGATATGCAGGCATCCAGACCAATCTCCTGGCTGAGTCCCCACAGTATTGCCAGCACCATGTGAACTGTGGACAGCCCCATGCACAGGTCAGTGAGGGCCAGCATGGCCAGGAAGTAGAACATGATCTTATGCTGGCTGGGCTCAGTCCAGATCACATGGAGGACCAGGCAGTTCCCTGACAGCACCGTAGCATAGATACAGGAGAAAGGGATGGAGAGCCAAGGATATTGCTGTTCCAGGCCAGGGAAACCCGTGAGAAAGAAGGTAGAGTGATTGATTTTGGAATCAAGCAGAAGAGACATCaatccataaagacagaaacatcTCAAGGAAAATGTATGTATGAGTTGGTGAAGACTCATGTATCTTCTTCAGCCTTTGTGAAAAGTTGTAAGTAACAAGCAGCCACTCCAAAATCCATTAGATATGAGACCAGAGCTTATATTTTTTCAGaagctttattttctcttaaaaagatACTAAATTACTTATGCCTTCATATGACACCCCTAGTTATTAGACATCTAGCCCATCACAAAAATCAGTGCCCATATTGAAATCACCACTATCACTTTCTCTTTTTACTGTTTTGCTTTATGGGTATCAGAGAGGAGTTGTTTTTTGGATTGTGGAGGTGTAATAATCCAGTTTGggcaagcaaagaaaaaaaaatgcatcaagGCTTTTCTAATCCAATGcctgcagaaataaaataattctatggGGTGTAAGATTAATCTCTGGTTATTTCATCAGATACTGGTCAATGCTTTGTAGGAGCCATTTCTTATCCATACTGCCATTCTGGCATCTATGTTTCAAGGACTTAATAAAGAACAATATCACTCACAGCAGAGATGAACTTGTTAGTCTTTAAAATGGATcctgctcttctttcttttcacacaGTCACATTAAATCTCTAAGAAATATGAGATATGTGTAGGTCCAAGAGGAAGCGTAGCTACTGGAGTAAATTCTGCATCCTTGGAGATGAAAAAGTGAGTGATGCAACATCTAGGGCCATTAAAACTGAGGGAGAATGAGGGGATGCCCATGGGAAGTATGTGCAGAGCTGACTTTTTATTCCACCTGGTTCTGCATATTTTTATAGGTGCAAGTTTTTAGAAATGGTTCCTTCACCAAGGGGTATGTGGAAAAAGAGCATTGGACAGAAAAAGTCAGAAACCTTTTGTATTTTACTTCTCCCCCAGGTGACTTTCACTTTCTCTTTGAAGGGCTGTagcaagttattttatttttttaaattgtagtagTTTGTATACATCTGACAACTTCTGATTTTAATCTCTTTTAG
Coding sequences:
- the LOC105745804 gene encoding LOW QUALITY PROTEIN: olfactory receptor 51V1-like (The sequence of the model RefSeq protein was modified relative to this genomic sequence to represent the inferred CDS: deleted 1 base in 1 codon), whose amino-acid sequence is MSLLLDSKINHSTFFLTGFPGLEQQYPWLSIPFSCIYATVLSGNCLVLHVIWTEPSQHKIMFYFLAMLALTDLCMGLSTVHMVLAILWGLSQEIGLDACISQISFVHGLSGTESGVLLTVVCDRFPAICNPLRYTSILTNTRIIKIWLGILERSFIVIIPTIICLKFFYYYTTTHILSHSFCLHQDLLWLACSDIRFNSFYALALVICILLLVSVLILISFILILHSVLAIASQEEQLKSLQTCVSHICAVFSLYIPIMGLTMVLRFGKHLSPVVHVLHGQHLYLFPPLMNPIIYSVKSHQIRSRIQRWFTLKNN